A region of the bacterium genome:
CTCTTCTAAGTTTGCGGATTTTAAATCTACAGTAAACAATCCTTCCTGGTTGACCATAATAGAAAATGTTTTTTTACCTTCCATTCTGGTCACTTGAAAGATTTCATTAATCTTTTCTACAGTAAAGCCATTAGTTTCTAAAAGAGCCCGCAATCCTACTTCTAATGGTGCATTTTCAAGATGAGAAGATACCTCACCAACAACTGACCTATCGGCAACAATATTTATTCCCCCTTGAATGGATATTTCGCGTAATACCTTAAGTATATCAGCAGATTTAACATCCAGTGATAATAGTCCATTTTTAACAATAATTGTTCCTATTCTCTCTTCTTCTTCGCCACCTGCTCCAACGACATATATATCTTTTACCTTTCGATATTTAAAGCCACCCGTTCTAAGTATTCGTTCAAGACTTGTTTCTACCGGGACATTTTTTAGATATATTGATATTTCTCCAACAACAGATTTATCCGTAATAATATTAACTCCACTTTGTAAAGATATGTCTCGTAGGATTTCATTAATATCTACTTTTTTTGCATCTAAGGTTAAATATCCACGCTCTACAGATAAGGTATAAGGTTTTTTTAAATCAATTTTTTTTACCTTATAAATATCACCTTTTTTTTCATAAGTTAATCCATGGGCATTAAGTAAAGCCATTAATCCTGTTTCAAAAGGGACTTTTGTCAGGTGTATTGTTACTCGTCCTTTGATAGGTTCATCTGTGACAATATTAACTTTTTGCTGTGAGGCTAATGAGCGTAAAACATCATTTATATCCGCCTCACGGTAATCAATGGTAATAAGATTAGGTGTTGTTATTTCTTCAGTTACGGCTAATGAAGAGCCAATTAAAAGAAATAAAGTAGCAAGTAATATCTTTTTCAAATCTTCACCTCTTGTGTAAAATAAAAGGAAATATGGAGATTATGTATGGGAAAGTGAGATTCACTGCTTACCTTCTCCCCTTCATCATCTCCCTTATTTCCCTTTTATACTTCAGCTGTATAAACCTGAATGGTGACTATATTTCATGTCCATAATTAGAGTAATAGATAGTAGATGAAAGGTTATTAAAGGCATTGGTATCTTGATGAGTACAATTTATCCGCACATCGCCACTGTTAGAGCTATATATCCATCCACCTATGTCATTAATTTGTCCCTGTGCTATTTCATCATAGAGGTTAGTTGGGACATAGTGAATATGTGTTTCAGTTTCTTCAGTATGCGGATGTGGATTAGACCGTTGAAGTGTTGCTCTGGGTATCTTTTGAATATAGTCAGGCACAAAAGGAGGATAAGTTTCACCGCCATTATCCCACTTTTCAGTATTTAATAGTCTGGGCCACATTCCTCTCGTATCCGCAAAATAAATAACGATAGATGCTCGCAATGCTCCTAAATTAGCTTTTGCCGCGGCTTCTCTTGCCTTATCTATCAATTGCATAAATTTAACTACACTTATCGCGGCTAAAACACCTATTATTCCAACAACAATCATTAACTCAAGAAGGGTAAATCCACCCTTATTATTCTTTTTCATGAAATTCCTCATTATCTATTTATCAATTCTCATTTTTAGGGTTCTGCAAAACCAAGAAACTGTAGTTGTTAAGCGGGTATTTAAAACCTCTATTTTTATCAATTTCCTCCAAAGAGCAAAATGCAAAACTCGTTTATAGTTTAGGGTTTATAGTGTATAGTTTATAGTGTATAGTTTATAGTCCTTCAACTATCAACTATAAACTATCAACTATAAACTATCTTTGCCAAAGTTCAGTAAAATTATCTCTTTCCTTTCAGCGTTAAAATACTTGAAGCAAAGATATTACCAAATTCCTCCAACTCTTTGAGA
Encoded here:
- a CDS encoding prepilin-type N-terminal cleavage/methylation domain-containing protein, producing the protein MKKNNKGGFTLLELMIVVGIIGVLAAISVVKFMQLIDKAREAAAKANLGALRASIVIYFADTRGMWPRLLNTEKWDNGGETYPPFVPDYIQKIPRATLQRSNPHPHTEETETHIHYVPTNLYDEIAQGQINDIGGWIYSSNSGDVRINCTHQDTNAFNNLSSTIYYSNYGHEI